Proteins co-encoded in one Bacillus sp. FSL H8-0547 genomic window:
- a CDS encoding ATP-grasp domain-containing protein yields MSTYKIWFNRWFSVAYHYIDMIRNNEDGIKFEVYGTHPDADHVMLANCDYSEVEPKCETDEEYVQYCLDFCRKHGIELFIPRYKMLPIAKALDKFEELGVKVLVNRDAELLEAIDNKDDFYEICREKGLFDIPSFYTAKTPEEFKDTYEKLKNEGLGVCYKPVVGEGGYGFRIIDDNVDPLKEVMAPSYRIPFQRVYDGLKAAGEFPELMVMEFLEGEEYSIDCLAFNGELIAAVPRRKGGGRIRILENNKELIELAEAFTKEFKLDYIFNIQVKYNQGLPKLLEINPRMSGGLYFSCLSGVNFPYLAVKLLLGEKVEKQEAKLDIKATFLEKEIILS; encoded by the coding sequence ATGAGTACATATAAAATCTGGTTCAACCGCTGGTTCTCGGTTGCCTATCACTATATTGATATGATTCGGAACAATGAAGACGGGATTAAGTTTGAAGTGTACGGGACGCATCCGGATGCTGATCATGTCATGCTTGCCAACTGCGATTATTCAGAGGTTGAACCGAAGTGCGAAACGGATGAGGAATATGTTCAGTACTGTCTTGATTTTTGCCGAAAACATGGCATTGAGCTGTTCATCCCAAGGTATAAAATGCTGCCAATTGCAAAAGCGCTGGACAAGTTTGAAGAGCTCGGTGTAAAGGTATTAGTCAATAGAGATGCTGAGCTGCTAGAGGCTATAGACAATAAAGATGATTTTTACGAGATTTGCAGAGAGAAGGGCTTATTTGATATCCCTTCCTTTTATACAGCAAAAACACCTGAAGAATTCAAAGATACATATGAAAAATTGAAAAACGAAGGACTCGGTGTCTGCTATAAGCCTGTGGTCGGAGAGGGAGGATACGGGTTCAGAATCATCGATGACAATGTTGATCCCCTTAAAGAAGTGATGGCGCCGAGCTACCGGATTCCGTTTCAGAGAGTCTACGACGGGCTGAAAGCTGCCGGAGAGTTCCCGGAGCTTATGGTCATGGAATTTCTCGAAGGAGAAGAATACAGCATTGACTGCCTGGCCTTTAATGGCGAACTCATCGCAGCTGTGCCGCGCAGGAAAGGCGGAGGAAGAATCCGGATTCTTGAAAACAACAAAGAATTAATTGAACTTGCAGAGGCGTTCACCAAGGAATTTAAGCTGGACTACATTTTTAATATCCAGGTCAAATATAATCAGGGGCTTCCAAAGCTGCTTGAGATTAACCCGCGGATGTCGGGCGGCCTGTATTTCAGCTGCCTCTCGGGAGTGAACTTCCCGTATCTGGCGGTCAAGCTGCTGCTTGGCGAAAAAGTAGAAAAGCAGGAGGCAAAGCTTGATATAAAGGCAACCTTCCTGGAAAAGGAAATTATTTTATCTTAG
- a CDS encoding TerD family protein has product MAITLQKGQKIDLTKGNAGLKNIMVGLGWDPVQQKSGGLLGGLFGGGGSNVDCDASVLMLDENDRLLDKKSVIYFGNLTSKCGSVKHTGDNLTGDGDGDDEQVLIDLSKVPANVHKLVFVVNIYQAVQRKQHFGMIQNAFIRVVDSASRTELVQFNLSDDYSGLTSLIPGEIYRHGGEWKFSAVGSGTKDASITEIANRHA; this is encoded by the coding sequence ATGGCAATTACACTGCAAAAGGGTCAGAAGATTGATCTGACAAAAGGAAATGCCGGTCTTAAAAACATTATGGTAGGACTAGGATGGGATCCTGTCCAGCAAAAAAGCGGCGGTCTTCTCGGCGGACTCTTCGGAGGCGGCGGAAGCAACGTTGACTGCGATGCTTCAGTATTAATGCTTGATGAAAATGACCGTCTGCTTGATAAAAAGAGCGTCATTTATTTTGGCAACCTTACAAGCAAATGCGGTTCAGTTAAACATACCGGAGACAACCTGACAGGAGACGGCGATGGAGACGATGAGCAGGTGCTGATCGATCTGAGCAAGGTTCCTGCAAATGTTCATAAGCTTGTGTTTGTTGTTAACATCTATCAGGCTGTCCAAAGAAAACAGCATTTCGGCATGATTCAAAATGCCTTTATCCGTGTAGTGGATTCTGCAAGCCGCACGGAACTTGTTCAGTTTAACCTGAGCGATGATTACTCCGGTCTAACATCCCTTATCCCGGGCGAAATCTACCGCCACGGAGGCGAGTGGAAGTTTTCCGCAGTCGGTTCAGGTACAAAAGACGCTTCCATTACAGAAATTGCAAACCGTCACGCATAA
- a CDS encoding TerD family protein, with the protein MAISLSKGQKIDLTKTNPGLTKVLVGLGWDTNKYDGGKDFDLDTSVFLLDENGKAASEADFIFYNNLVGGNGSVEHTGDNRTGEGSGDDEVIKVNLSQVPASISKIAFTITIHDAESRSQNFGQVSNAYVRILNEDSNSELIRYDLGEDFSIETAVVVGELYRHGAEWKFNAIGSGYQGGLGSLVKDYGLDV; encoded by the coding sequence ATGGCAATCAGCTTATCTAAAGGTCAGAAAATCGATTTAACAAAAACAAACCCTGGTTTAACAAAAGTATTGGTCGGTCTTGGCTGGGATACAAACAAGTATGACGGCGGAAAAGACTTTGACCTTGACACATCTGTTTTCTTATTGGATGAAAACGGCAAAGCAGCAAGCGAAGCAGATTTCATTTTCTACAACAACCTTGTTGGCGGAAACGGATCAGTTGAGCATACTGGCGACAACCGTACGGGCGAAGGTTCAGGTGACGATGAAGTCATCAAAGTTAACCTTTCACAAGTTCCTGCTTCTATCAGCAAAATTGCGTTCACAATCACGATTCATGATGCAGAATCACGCAGCCAGAACTTTGGACAAGTTTCCAATGCTTACGTGCGCATCTTGAACGAAGACAGCAATTCAGAGCTTATCCGCTATGACTTAGGGGAAGACTTCTCTATTGAAACTGCAGTCGTTGTAGGCGAACTTTACCGTCACGGCGCAGAGTGGAAATTTAATGCAATCGGAAGCGGCTACCAGGGCGGTCTTGGTTCACTTGTAAAAGACTACGGCTTGGACGTTTAA
- a CDS encoding HpcH/HpaI aldolase/citrate lyase family protein: MKHFQYLSKEKRSEIFLYEPIHFSKETEREMLAYALGATLYMPGSRTAIAGDVLSGKFLNGKHEGLTSMVICLEDSIGDTEVEAAEANTVSQIQTISDSVLKGQFDQRNLPLIFIRIRSREQMQRVSRKLKHHIQLISGFVFPKFTSENGRGYYTALQEIASDYSVTLYGMPILETKEIIYKETRLNELLGIKAILDDFYEYVLNVRLGGTDLSGLFGIRRSRDTTIYDISVIRDCITDIINVFGRCEKEYVISGPVWEYFGGGQRILKPQIRQTPFQQAYGHEGLEFRANLIDRYDDGLIHEIVLDNTNGLVGKTIIHPLHIKIVNALNAVTREEYLDASSILDQAQSYNGVIRSEFSNKMNEIKPHYNWARKIILKSKLYGVFHEQQSFIDLISETANEQLYI; encoded by the coding sequence TTGAAACATTTTCAATATTTAAGCAAGGAAAAACGCAGCGAGATTTTTTTATATGAGCCGATTCACTTTTCAAAGGAGACCGAGCGGGAAATGCTTGCCTATGCTCTGGGCGCAACTCTCTATATGCCCGGAAGCAGGACAGCCATTGCAGGAGATGTACTATCTGGTAAATTTCTTAATGGAAAGCACGAAGGACTGACTTCGATGGTCATTTGTCTTGAAGATTCCATCGGCGATACAGAAGTAGAGGCAGCAGAAGCAAATACTGTGAGCCAGATTCAAACCATTTCAGACAGTGTGCTGAAAGGACAGTTTGACCAGAGAAATCTTCCGCTTATTTTTATCAGAATCAGAAGCCGGGAACAGATGCAGCGGGTGTCTCGGAAGCTTAAGCATCACATTCAGCTGATCAGCGGATTTGTTTTTCCGAAATTCACATCTGAAAACGGGAGAGGGTATTACACAGCGCTGCAGGAAATTGCATCCGATTATTCTGTTACGCTTTACGGAATGCCGATTCTTGAAACAAAAGAGATTATTTATAAAGAAACACGCTTGAACGAACTGCTTGGCATCAAAGCGATTCTGGATGATTTTTATGAGTATGTGCTGAATGTAAGGCTTGGAGGCACAGACTTATCCGGTCTGTTTGGAATCAGGAGAAGCAGGGATACGACCATCTATGATATTTCAGTCATCCGGGACTGCATTACGGACATTATCAATGTTTTCGGCCGATGTGAAAAAGAGTACGTCATCTCCGGTCCGGTATGGGAGTATTTTGGGGGCGGACAGCGAATTTTGAAGCCGCAGATCAGACAAACTCCTTTCCAGCAGGCATATGGCCATGAAGGGCTTGAATTCAGAGCGAACCTCATTGACCGTTATGACGACGGACTTATTCATGAGATCGTTCTGGATAATACGAACGGGCTTGTAGGGAAAACGATCATACATCCTCTTCATATTAAAATCGTCAATGCGCTGAACGCGGTCACAAGGGAGGAATATTTGGACGCCTCCTCCATCCTTGATCAGGCGCAGTCCTACAACGGCGTGATCCGAAGCGAATTTTCAAATAAAATGAACGAAATTAAACCCCATTACAATTGGGCGCGGAAAATCATCTTGAAATCTAAACTATACGGGGTGTTCCATGAGCAGCAATCATTTATCGACCTTATCAGCGAAACCGCAAACGAACAGCTATACATTTGA